The segment AGCTGGAGCAGATGCGCGCCGAACAGCAGGCCCGCGGCGAGACGCCTCGTTACGACGGGCGTGCACTGCTGCTGAGCGCCGATGAAGTGCAGCGCCGGCTGGACGCAGGCGAGCCCCATGTGATCCGTATGAAAGTGCCCACCGAGGGTGTGTGCGTGGTGCCGGACATGCTGCGCGGCGACGTGGAGATCCCGTGGGATCGCATGGACATGCAAGTGTTGATGAAAAACGATGGCCTGCCCACGTACTTCCTCGCCAATGTGGTCGATGATCACCTGATGGGCATCACCCACGTACTGCGCGGTGAAGAGTGGCTGCCGTCGGCGCCCAAGTTGATCAAGTTGTACGAGTACTTCGGTTGGGAGCAACCCAAGCTGTGCTACATGCCCCTGCTGCGTAACCCGGACAAGTCCAAGCTTTCCAAGCGCAAGAACCCGACGTCGGTGACCTTCTACGAGCGCATGGGCTTCATGCCCGAGGCCATGCTCAACTACCTGGGCCGGATGGGTTGGTCCATGCCCGATGAGCGCGAGAAGTTCTCGCTGGCCGAGATGGTCGAGCATTTCGACCTGTCTCGCGTTTCGTTGGGCGGGCCGATCTTCGACATCGAGAAGCTCTCCTGGCTCAACGGCCAATGGCTGCGTGAGCTCCCGGTGGAGGCCTTTGCCCAGCGCCTGCAGAAGTGGGCGTTCAACAGCGACTACATGATGAAGATCGCGCCGCATGTGCAGGGCCGGGTTGAAACGTTCAGTCAGGTGGTGCCCCTGGGCGGGTTCTTCTTCGAAGGCGCACTGAAGCTTGACGCCAAGCTGTTCGAAAGCAAGAAGTTGTCGGCCGATCAGGTGCGCCAGGTGTTGCAATTGATCCTGTGGAAGCTAGAGAGTCTGCGTCAATGGGAGAAAGAGCGCATCACCGGTTGCATCCAGTGCGTGGTCGATGCATTGGAACTGAAGCTGCGTGACGCCATGCCCTTGATGTTCGCCGCCATTACTGGGCAGGCAAGCTCGGTGTCGGTGCTCGATGCCATGGAAATCCTCGGCCCTGACTTGACCCGCTATCGTCTGCGTCAGGCATTGGATTTGCTGGGCGGTGTTTCCAAGAAAGAAAACAAGGAATGGGAAAAGCAGCTGGCTACCATCGCTTGAGATGAGGCAGGCGGGCAGGCTGTCGTTTCCATGACGGTCTGCCGGTCTCGCGCGCAATGATCCAAGGCTGAAGACTGTTCTGACCCTGCTGATCGGCCGACATTGCGGGGCAGGGCGGTAAGTGATTGTTATCTGTGAAAAAAATTTTGGTTTTTTTGAAGATTTAGTTTGACAGGCCTGCACCTGGAACTTAATATGCGCCCCGTCCACAGCGATGAACATAAACGAAATGCTAGGCACCCAGCCAGCGTGTCGGTTCAGCGTGACTCTGTGGGGCTATAGCTCAGCTGGGAGAGCGCCTGCATGGCATGCAGGAGGTCAGCGGTTCGATCCCGCTTAGCTCCACCAAATTCCTGTTGTCAGCCAATGGCTGGCACGTAGAACGGGCACCAGCAGCACGTTCTTGAAGGTAAGAAGGTTCGTCCCCTTCGTCTAGTGGCCTAGGACACCGCCCTTTCACGGCGGTAACAGGGGTTCGAGTCCCCTAGGGGACGCCAGTTTTATACAAGCAGTGTTTCGACAGTGCTGGGCCGCGAGGCTAAAAATCTGGGGCTATAGCTCAGCTGGGAGAGCGCCTGCATGGCATGCAGGAGGTCAGCGGTTCGATCCCGCTTAGCTCCACCAATTACTGCCAGGGTTTGCATTGCAGACTTTTGCGAAGGTTATGTCCCCTTCGTCTAGTGGCCTAGGACACCGCCCTTTCACGGCGGTAACAGGGGTTCGAGTCCCCTAGGGGACGCCAGTTTTACACAAGCAGTGTTTCGACAGTGCTGGGCCGCGAGGCTAAAAATCCGGGGCTATAGCTCAGCTGGGAGAGCGCCTGCATGGCATGCAGGAGGTCAGCGGTTCGATCCCGCTTAGCTCCACCAATTACTGCCAGGGTTTGCATTGCAGACTTTTGCGAAGGTTACGTCCCCTTCGTCTAGTGGCCTAGGACACCGCCCTTTCACGGCGGTAACAGGGGTTCGAGTCCCCTAGGGGACGCCACGTTTACCCGCGTTTTGCGGGACTTTAAAGGCTCATTCGCATATTGAATGGGCCTTTTGTTTTTTCTACCGAAAAAATCCCAACGCCGCCCTCCGTTCTGGGGTAGACATTTTTCGTTCGCTCACTGCTAAATCCCCCTTTTGCCCTTGGGACATCAACATGAGCTGGGACCTGCCCACACCTTTCATCATCGACGTGCATGTCGGCAGTGAAGACATCGATGGCCTGGGGCATGCCAACAATGCCGTCTACGTCACCTGGCTGGAGCGGTGCGCCTGGCGGCATTCCCAACGCCTGGGATTGGACCTGGCGGCGTATCGCCGGCTTGATCGCGCCATGGCGGTGGTCCGTCACGAAATCGATTACCTCGCCGCCGCTTACGAAGGTGACGAATTGGAATTAGCCACCTGGATCGTCGACTGGGACCAGCGTCTGCGCATGACCCGACGCTTTCAGCTGCGCCGTGCGCACGATGGGGTGGTATTGCTTCGCGCCCGGACCACCTTTGCCTGTATCGAGCTCTCTACCGGCAAACCCAAGCGCATGCCTGCCGAATTTCTGGAAGGTTACGCGCCAGCGCTGATCCTGGCCTGAAGTACGCGCAAATTTTGCTAGACTGCCGCCTTTTGCGCCGAGAACATTCCATGCAAATTGCCCTGGCCCCGATGGAGGGGCTGGTCGACAACATTCTGCGAGACGTGCTGACCCGCGTAGGCGGCGTCGATTGGTGCGTCAGCGAATTCATCCGCGTCTGTGATCGTCTGCTGCCAGCTTCTTCGTTCCATAAACTGGCCCCCGAGCTGAGCAACGGCGCGCATACGGCGGCAGGGGTGCCCATGCGTGTGCAACTGCTGGGGTCTGACCCGGCGTGCCTTGCCGATAACGCTGCATTGGCCTGCGAGCTGGGCGCCCCGGTAATCGACCTCAACTTTGGCTGCCCTGCCAAGACGGTGAACAAGTCCCGGGGCGGGGCGGTGCTGCTCAAGGAGCCTGAGCTGCTTCACGCCATTGTCCGCGAGGTCCGGCGCGCGGTGCCTGCCTCGATCCCCGTCACCGCCAAGATGCGCCTGGGTTTTGACAGCCCGGACGGGGCGCTGGACTGTGGCGTGGCCCTGGCCGAGGGCGGGGCGGCCCATTTGGTGGTGCATGCGCGGACCAAGGTTGAAGGCTACAAGCCACCCGCGCACTGGGAATGGGTGGCGCGCGTTCAGGACGTGGTCAAGGTGCCGGTGTTTGCCAATGGCGAGATCTGGACAGTCGAGGACTGGCGTCGTTGCCGGGAAGTCAGCGGCGCCGAGCACATTATGCTGGGGCGTGGCCTGGTGTCTCGCCCGGACCTGGGTATGCAGATCGCCGCCGCCAATGCCGGGACGCCCTACCAGGCCATGGGTTGGGATCAACTGCTGCCGCTACTTCAGGCATTCTGGCGGCAGGCCCAGGCCAAACTGTCACCCCGTTACGCCCCTGGACGCATGAAGCAGTGGGTCGCCATGCTAACGCGCAGCTACCCCGAGGCCGTACTTCTGTTTGCCGAGTTGCGCCGCGAAGAGGACTGCACGCGCATCGGGCGCTTGCTTGGCCTGACGCCGACGG is part of the Pseudomonas parafulva genome and harbors:
- the gltX gene encoding glutamate--tRNA ligase, which codes for MTTVRTRIAPSPTGDPHVGTAYIALFNYCFAKQHGGEFILRIEDTDQLRSTRESEQQIFDALRWLGIEWNEGPDVGGPHGPYRQSERGEIYAQYAKQLVDAGHAFYCFCTAEELEQMRAEQQARGETPRYDGRALLLSADEVQRRLDAGEPHVIRMKVPTEGVCVVPDMLRGDVEIPWDRMDMQVLMKNDGLPTYFLANVVDDHLMGITHVLRGEEWLPSAPKLIKLYEYFGWEQPKLCYMPLLRNPDKSKLSKRKNPTSVTFYERMGFMPEAMLNYLGRMGWSMPDEREKFSLAEMVEHFDLSRVSLGGPIFDIEKLSWLNGQWLRELPVEAFAQRLQKWAFNSDYMMKIAPHVQGRVETFSQVVPLGGFFFEGALKLDAKLFESKKLSADQVRQVLQLILWKLESLRQWEKERITGCIQCVVDALELKLRDAMPLMFAAITGQASSVSVLDAMEILGPDLTRYRLRQALDLLGGVSKKENKEWEKQLATIA
- a CDS encoding acyl-CoA thioesterase, whose translation is MSWDLPTPFIIDVHVGSEDIDGLGHANNAVYVTWLERCAWRHSQRLGLDLAAYRRLDRAMAVVRHEIDYLAAAYEGDELELATWIVDWDQRLRMTRRFQLRRAHDGVVLLRARTTFACIELSTGKPKRMPAEFLEGYAPALILA
- a CDS encoding tRNA dihydrouridine synthase, coding for MQIALAPMEGLVDNILRDVLTRVGGVDWCVSEFIRVCDRLLPASSFHKLAPELSNGAHTAAGVPMRVQLLGSDPACLADNAALACELGAPVIDLNFGCPAKTVNKSRGGAVLLKEPELLHAIVREVRRAVPASIPVTAKMRLGFDSPDGALDCGVALAEGGAAHLVVHARTKVEGYKPPAHWEWVARVQDVVKVPVFANGEIWTVEDWRRCREVSGAEHIMLGRGLVSRPDLGMQIAAANAGTPYQAMGWDQLLPLLQAFWRQAQAKLSPRYAPGRMKQWVAMLTRSYPEAVLLFAELRREEDCTRIGRLLGLTPTADEAQVA